Proteins encoded within one genomic window of Tidjanibacter massiliensis:
- a CDS encoding pirin family protein, producing MEKVIHRSGSRGFSDNGWLKSYFTFSFANYYDPRRINFGALRVLNNDTIEGGEGFKSHPHDNMEIVFIPTEGAIDHGDNIGNITTVSTGEAQIISAGRGMVHNSYNHDRNTPLSYIQMWIFPQEYELEPAYSKVKLEEVGRNRWQPVASPEGGEHVLKINQRAWVEMAALDAGTSIRYEVRIDTNGVYIFVVSGDVLIAGSSLHENDAIGLTGLEYADVEAETDAKILVIEVPMRQWSNSSEG from the coding sequence ATGGAGAAAGTAATTCACCGTTCGGGGAGCAGGGGGTTTTCCGACAACGGTTGGCTGAAGAGCTATTTCACCTTCAGTTTTGCAAATTACTACGATCCGCGCCGTATCAACTTCGGAGCGCTTCGAGTGTTGAACAACGATACGATTGAAGGCGGCGAAGGCTTTAAATCGCACCCCCACGACAATATGGAAATCGTGTTCATCCCTACCGAAGGGGCTATCGACCACGGTGACAACATCGGCAACATTACGACCGTTTCCACCGGCGAGGCGCAAATCATAAGCGCAGGGCGCGGAATGGTGCATAACTCCTATAATCATGACCGAAACACCCCCCTTTCCTACATACAGATGTGGATATTTCCGCAGGAGTATGAGCTGGAACCGGCCTACTCCAAGGTGAAACTGGAGGAGGTGGGGCGGAACCGGTGGCAGCCCGTCGCCTCTCCCGAGGGAGGCGAACATGTGCTGAAGATAAACCAGCGGGCATGGGTGGAGATGGCGGCGCTGGATGCCGGTACGTCCATTCGGTACGAGGTACGTATCGACACGAACGGCGTCTATATCTTTGTGGTGTCCGGCGATGTGCTGATAGCGGGTTCGTCGCTCCACGAGAACGATGCGATAGGTCTGACCGGTCTGGAGTATGCGGATGTGGAGGCGGAGACCGATGCGAAAATACTCGTCATAGAGGTGCCCATGCGGCAGTGGAGCAACTCTTCCGAGGGTTGA
- a CDS encoding DUF3078 domain-containing protein — protein MKKLYTTATALLLAAASFAQTPAITDDIEKTTKAVMEQAATEADSLQKASPWKSSGTAGLSLSQASFSNWNAGGDPAIAVNASFNYSLDYNDGSNLWTNRLELAYGINRTSTDGTRKTNDKIYLSSNYGRLIARKLYAGATATFNTQFAKGYDYKVSSTEYISDFMAPGYLSVGLGLTYTPTAWLTVIVSPATYRATFVCNDRLSDTGAFGVKSGRRVLNEFGANIRAEAKTTLWKKLSLYSRLELYSNYLHNPQNIDINWDIQLDYALTGWLTANLYVNMIYDDDILFGKTADTPGSPRLQIKEVLGIGFQVNF, from the coding sequence ATGAAGAAATTGTACACGACAGCAACCGCCCTGCTCCTGGCAGCGGCCTCGTTCGCACAGACGCCGGCCATCACCGACGACATCGAAAAAACCACCAAAGCCGTCATGGAACAGGCCGCGACGGAGGCCGATTCGCTGCAAAAAGCCTCACCTTGGAAAAGCAGCGGTACGGCCGGGCTCAGTTTATCGCAGGCATCGTTCTCCAACTGGAACGCGGGCGGCGACCCGGCAATTGCCGTGAACGCCTCCTTCAACTACAGCCTCGACTACAACGACGGCAGCAACCTTTGGACGAACCGTCTGGAACTCGCCTACGGCATCAACCGCACGAGCACGGACGGAACGCGCAAAACCAACGACAAGATATACCTCTCCTCCAACTACGGCCGGCTGATAGCCCGGAAACTGTACGCCGGTGCGACGGCTACTTTCAACACCCAGTTCGCCAAAGGATACGACTACAAGGTCTCCTCCACGGAATACATCTCCGACTTCATGGCCCCCGGCTACCTCTCCGTCGGCCTCGGCCTGACCTACACCCCGACGGCATGGCTGACCGTCATCGTCTCCCCGGCGACCTACCGGGCCACGTTCGTGTGCAACGACAGGCTCTCCGACACGGGTGCGTTCGGAGTAAAAAGCGGCCGCCGCGTCCTCAACGAGTTCGGCGCGAACATCCGGGCGGAGGCGAAAACGACGCTCTGGAAAAAACTGTCGCTCTACTCGCGCCTGGAACTCTACTCCAACTACCTGCACAATCCGCAGAACATCGACATCAATTGGGACATACAGCTCGATTACGCCCTGACCGGATGGCTCACCGCCAACCTCTATGTCAATATGATATACGACGACGACATCCTCTTCGGCAAGACGGCCGATACGCCCGGTTCGCCGCGCCTCCAGATAAAAGAGGTGCTCGGCATCGGTTTTCAGGTGAATTTCTGA
- a CDS encoding CHASE2 domain-containing protein, whose product MVPVRFHIHTSRLLRSLAGTCISLALCFLLYTVLDVNVLDHLAPQDDEADVINYFYSIENRGPDTEAYSCFYDDRIVLFDLEGEKSRAAIAEAIERIDACAPAAILLDVIFPAAATTDTAEDRRLRNAVTEARNLYAACRLTDGETERSFFVTDGNISEGLVNRLTYFRPAETEQGDTIPYLPYLATGTTGTPDPYRTVNYFDKEFFTTGISQPLFPDDIRGRFVLVGDLKDLRDTHDMPFRIGGTHRVPGTVLLAHTLSTILHDTWVVKLAPVWGAAAAFVLTFLFTYFCYAVRESRRLHPRWANFIESAARILLIVLLMLVGYCLFSKYGVVLNLVYTMFALALTGFAADIVELAGWVRGKHRTRKRSGRTKKNATDETDNP is encoded by the coding sequence GTGGTTCCCGTCCGTTTTCATATCCATACGTCCCGCCTGTTACGCTCCCTTGCCGGAACGTGCATTTCGCTGGCACTCTGCTTCCTGCTCTATACCGTTCTCGACGTCAATGTACTGGACCATCTGGCGCCGCAGGACGACGAAGCGGACGTCATCAACTACTTCTACTCGATTGAGAACCGGGGGCCCGACACGGAAGCTTATAGCTGCTTTTACGACGACCGCATCGTGCTTTTCGACCTGGAAGGAGAGAAATCGCGGGCAGCCATCGCCGAGGCCATCGAACGCATAGACGCCTGTGCTCCCGCAGCCATCCTGCTCGACGTCATCTTTCCGGCAGCCGCCACGACGGATACCGCCGAAGACCGACGGCTACGAAATGCGGTCACCGAGGCCCGCAACCTCTATGCGGCCTGCCGGCTGACCGACGGGGAGACGGAACGGTCGTTCTTCGTGACAGACGGGAACATATCCGAAGGGCTCGTCAACCGCCTCACCTATTTCCGACCTGCCGAGACAGAACAGGGCGATACCATCCCTTATCTGCCCTATCTCGCAACCGGAACGACAGGCACGCCCGACCCGTACCGGACGGTGAACTACTTCGACAAGGAGTTCTTCACGACGGGCATCTCCCAACCGCTCTTTCCCGACGACATCCGGGGACGGTTCGTGCTGGTGGGTGACCTGAAAGACCTGCGCGACACGCACGACATGCCCTTCCGCATAGGAGGAACGCACCGCGTACCGGGCACCGTGCTGCTGGCCCATACGCTCTCCACCATCCTGCACGATACGTGGGTGGTGAAGCTCGCCCCGGTCTGGGGCGCGGCCGCCGCTTTCGTCCTGACATTTCTCTTCACATATTTCTGCTATGCCGTCCGGGAAAGCCGGCGCCTTCACCCCCGCTGGGCCAACTTTATCGAAAGTGCGGCCCGCATCCTGCTCATCGTACTGCTGATGCTGGTCGGATATTGCCTCTTCTCGAAATACGGAGTGGTACTGAACCTCGTCTATACGATGTTCGCCCTGGCGCTGACAGGCTTCGCGGCAGACATCGTCGAACTGGCCGGATGGGTTCGGGGGAAACACCGTACACGCAAACGCTCCGGACGGACGAAAAAAAACGCAACAGATGAAACGGACAATCCGTAA
- a CDS encoding WG repeat-containing protein: MKRFLLFSLLSLLLPASAPAQTSLRAAQDPDTELWGFVDARGEWAIAPAFEECHPYSFSSGFRLGSVKYKGRWGCIDRKGAFVIRPVFSYGDSYLAGQHLLAGTPVGRVLYRIQDRDTGKWGFVNHLGNWAILPRYEDCHPYSFGEGINFASVQYRGKWGCINKKGEFVVKPVFSYGDSYLAGMEWQNSPDYAVVPASQVANYVPDGTDMNPQTTTARNLAEHAADTTVRTPAEDAAPPAAVTPPTVAILSPKDGTGYDLDEVVIRYEAKTADGKAPEIMVSIDNEPYDMTAKGVRRVGDELRLKLPSKEGVRRIQLIAKDSRGLNSEPVYLTLRYTGEQLKPALHLLAVGVGQYDDPNIADLAHAAKDAKDIARAVAGANPEGYRKIEEPILLTDAHATAVSLKTALMQLARSVRQDDVAILYFSGHGAQENDETYFLTSDAVEGNLYATAVNFNDIRTAMRILVDKHCRVVVFMDACHAGALYNTKSISRTLQFAQPGVIGFYSSTDSQQSNEAEKWQNGVFTRALLDGLAGEARDGQGNITTLELERYIKTTVANETDGIQTPIVENNVGDFILFYE; this comes from the coding sequence ATGAAACGATTCCTGTTATTTAGTCTCCTGTCCCTCTTGCTGCCGGCAAGCGCCCCGGCACAAACCTCCCTGCGTGCCGCACAGGACCCGGATACCGAACTGTGGGGCTTCGTCGATGCTCGGGGTGAATGGGCCATCGCTCCCGCATTCGAAGAGTGCCACCCCTATTCGTTCAGCAGCGGATTCCGCCTCGGTTCGGTCAAATATAAAGGACGCTGGGGCTGCATCGACCGCAAAGGAGCGTTCGTCATCCGTCCCGTATTTTCCTACGGCGATTCCTATCTGGCCGGACAGCACCTGCTCGCAGGTACCCCGGTAGGCAGGGTACTTTACCGCATCCAGGACCGCGACACGGGAAAATGGGGATTCGTCAATCACCTCGGCAACTGGGCCATCCTGCCCCGCTACGAAGACTGCCATCCCTATTCGTTCGGCGAAGGCATCAACTTCGCCAGCGTGCAATACCGCGGCAAATGGGGATGCATCAACAAAAAGGGCGAGTTCGTCGTCAAACCCGTCTTCTCTTACGGCGACTCCTACCTGGCCGGAATGGAGTGGCAGAACTCTCCGGACTATGCGGTCGTCCCGGCCTCCCAGGTGGCCAACTATGTGCCCGACGGGACAGACATGAATCCGCAGACCACGACTGCCCGGAACCTCGCCGAACACGCGGCGGACACGACGGTACGGACACCCGCCGAAGATGCGGCCCCGCCGGCCGCCGTGACGCCTCCGACAGTGGCCATCCTGAGTCCGAAGGATGGTACGGGTTACGACCTGGACGAGGTGGTCATCCGTTACGAGGCGAAAACGGCCGACGGCAAAGCGCCGGAAATCATGGTCTCCATCGACAACGAACCCTACGACATGACTGCCAAGGGGGTACGGCGCGTGGGCGACGAGCTGCGGCTGAAACTGCCTTCCAAAGAGGGAGTGCGCCGCATTCAGTTGATTGCCAAAGATTCGCGCGGGCTGAACAGCGAGCCCGTCTACCTGACGCTCCGATATACGGGCGAGCAACTCAAACCCGCGCTGCACCTGCTCGCCGTGGGGGTGGGACAATACGACGACCCGAACATCGCCGACCTCGCACATGCGGCCAAAGATGCGAAGGATATCGCCCGGGCAGTGGCCGGAGCCAACCCGGAGGGATACCGCAAAATCGAGGAACCGATTCTGCTGACCGATGCCCATGCTACGGCCGTCAGCCTGAAAACGGCGCTGATGCAACTCGCCCGCAGCGTCCGGCAGGACGACGTGGCAATCCTCTATTTCTCGGGACACGGAGCGCAGGAGAACGACGAGACCTATTTCCTCACCTCCGACGCCGTGGAAGGGAATCTCTATGCCACGGCTGTAAATTTCAACGATATCCGCACGGCCATGCGCATCCTGGTGGACAAGCACTGCCGGGTAGTCGTCTTCATGGACGCCTGCCATGCCGGGGCGCTCTATAACACGAAGTCCATCTCGCGAACGCTTCAGTTTGCCCAACCCGGCGTCATCGGTTTCTATTCGAGCACCGATTCCCAACAATCCAACGAGGCCGAAAAGTGGCAGAACGGAGTCTTTACCCGCGCCCTGCTCGACGGTCTTGCCGGAGAGGCCCGCGACGGGCAGGGCAACATCACCACGCTCGAACTGGAACGCTACATCAAAACGACCGTCGCCAACGAAACCGACGGCATCCAAACGCCCATCGTAGAGAACAACGTAGGAGATTTCATCCTTTTCTACGAATAA
- a CDS encoding BACON domain-containing protein — protein MNMGRTLANITIALCLTALSASCAHDNAYVDIDDPGMHDIELSGTNPFTVNFRASAEWYARIFYEQGDTTRWLNVTPLSGSPNITSVTIMAKSANYTGSDRHADVEIKLPGNVGTQIRVTQPAVARPRQLSGIRRTLIGGTLDGPAELSFEYADESDEVTSFTTGSGDGAVTYSVEKGSSSGTVTMASGGSESSFQIKMLDGRAYGYENLEWSFADANTGIILNRSTVSISLSYDNSEDKLLQKITRNETMSMRNGETLDTAQVINETFDYFYDNLRVDSICHITTYNPNDEAKMVQDTVQYKLNYPTQETGYQDNNLTANVWNIFVLPEAQGTPFYSLTGFWLLGLTGDPQSNFPESADITTQIHSQEGLQTPWPTRYLYSYHRNGDELSDAATDIVFPSSTPRLTMTFSYETPAGDGEEGDDI, from the coding sequence ATGAACATGGGACGAACCCTTGCGAATATCACCATCGCACTGTGCCTCACGGCACTTTCCGCATCGTGCGCACACGACAACGCATACGTCGATATCGACGACCCCGGTATGCACGACATCGAACTGTCGGGTACCAATCCCTTCACGGTCAATTTCCGGGCGAGCGCCGAATGGTATGCACGCATCTTCTACGAACAGGGCGACACGACACGGTGGCTCAACGTCACGCCGCTCTCCGGAAGTCCGAACATCACTTCCGTAACCATCATGGCCAAATCGGCCAACTACACCGGCAGCGACCGCCATGCCGATGTGGAGATAAAGCTCCCCGGAAATGTCGGAACGCAAATCCGGGTAACGCAGCCGGCCGTCGCCAGACCCAGGCAGCTCTCCGGCATCAGACGCACCCTCATCGGCGGAACGCTCGACGGGCCGGCGGAACTCTCTTTCGAATACGCAGACGAATCGGACGAGGTAACCTCCTTCACGACGGGAAGCGGCGACGGCGCCGTCACCTATTCGGTGGAGAAGGGCAGCTCCTCGGGTACCGTCACGATGGCCTCCGGAGGAAGCGAAAGCAGCTTCCAGATAAAAATGCTCGACGGACGCGCATACGGGTATGAGAATCTGGAGTGGTCTTTCGCCGACGCGAATACGGGCATCATCCTCAACCGGTCCACCGTATCGATAAGCCTCAGCTACGACAACAGCGAGGACAAGCTCCTGCAAAAAATCACGCGCAACGAGACAATGAGTATGCGCAACGGAGAGACCCTCGATACGGCGCAGGTCATCAACGAAACGTTCGACTACTTCTACGACAATCTCCGCGTGGACAGCATCTGCCACATCACCACCTACAATCCGAACGACGAGGCGAAAATGGTGCAGGATACCGTCCAATACAAGCTGAACTACCCGACACAGGAAACGGGATATCAGGACAACAACCTGACAGCCAACGTATGGAACATCTTCGTCCTGCCGGAGGCACAGGGTACGCCGTTTTACTCCCTCACCGGTTTCTGGCTGCTGGGACTGACGGGCGACCCGCAGAGCAACTTCCCCGAAAGCGCCGATATCACGACGCAGATACATTCTCAGGAAGGACTGCAAACCCCGTGGCCAACCCGATACCTCTACTCCTACCACCGCAACGGGGACGAACTCTCCGACGCCGCAACGGATATTGTCTTCCCGTCATCCACCCCCCGGCTGACCATGACCTTCTCCTACGAAACGCCGGCCGGCGACGGAGAGGAGGGCGACGACATCTGA
- a CDS encoding BACON domain-containing protein yields the protein MKKLQSILWMAAAGFLATACETPTQYEYVRLSDAACTFLADGNIPKAIEVAASGPWSAETGASWLTVTEEAEGIVLAAADNKADSERRTEITIACGQATARITVIQMAPEHRTNRYRILKTFDMGAVLSKNGRYAAGNVKTVRTDDVWENRPTVIDIETDEWIQFGPLPDDLYCIEVPFAVSDEGTVFFYDSNTNGCIGFDISGNAFTPKAPAGQTTIPQVQSISADGRIWVGWGHQPGNLYQPIRWIDGEPEILPVPPLNFRDAPYVTGVTARGCSANGSVIYGSTWDNLDFGMLYWKEGKVDWVGSDVREVETVQIDNGIGETIDYRLVNGMIATAEYTKISPNGRWIAGAYRTEKLAGNDIARTQYPAFFNTETGKTTIVTDFGEGYASHATDDGLGIILLGTFLPSSGIVYDIEHQVSLGSVEEWVSDNYGIIIPTGYITYITPDRSRLMGNVLESTAVGTRVVSWYVAPPLEK from the coding sequence ATGAAAAAACTCCAATCCATCCTATGGATGGCAGCGGCAGGCTTTCTTGCAACAGCCTGCGAGACACCAACACAGTATGAATACGTCCGCCTGAGCGACGCCGCCTGTACATTCCTCGCCGACGGAAACATACCCAAAGCCATCGAAGTGGCAGCCTCCGGGCCATGGAGTGCCGAAACGGGCGCTTCGTGGCTCACCGTCACGGAAGAGGCGGAGGGCATCGTCCTCGCCGCTGCAGACAACAAAGCGGATTCCGAACGGCGGACCGAAATCACCATTGCCTGCGGACAAGCTACCGCACGTATCACCGTTATCCAGATGGCTCCGGAACACCGAACCAACCGTTACCGTATCCTCAAAACCTTCGACATGGGAGCCGTCCTGTCGAAAAACGGACGCTACGCTGCCGGAAACGTCAAGACCGTGAGGACAGACGACGTATGGGAAAACCGTCCGACCGTCATCGACATCGAAACCGACGAATGGATACAGTTCGGACCGCTGCCCGATGACCTCTACTGCATCGAAGTCCCTTTCGCCGTATCGGACGAGGGCACCGTTTTTTTCTATGATTCCAACACGAACGGATGCATCGGATTCGACATCTCCGGGAATGCCTTTACTCCGAAGGCTCCCGCCGGACAGACGACCATTCCGCAGGTACAGAGCATTTCGGCCGACGGACGCATCTGGGTCGGCTGGGGCCATCAGCCGGGCAACCTCTACCAACCCATCCGATGGATTGACGGAGAACCGGAGATACTGCCCGTACCGCCGCTCAATTTCCGCGACGCCCCATATGTGACAGGTGTCACGGCCCGCGGATGTTCCGCCAACGGTTCGGTCATCTACGGCAGCACGTGGGACAACCTCGACTTCGGAATGCTCTACTGGAAAGAGGGCAAGGTCGACTGGGTCGGCAGCGACGTCCGCGAAGTGGAAACCGTACAAATAGATAACGGTATAGGAGAAACCATCGACTACCGTCTGGTAAACGGCATGATCGCTACCGCCGAATACACCAAAATAAGTCCCAACGGCCGATGGATTGCCGGAGCCTACCGGACGGAAAAACTGGCCGGCAACGACATAGCGAGAACCCAATATCCGGCCTTTTTCAATACCGAAACGGGAAAAACAACCATAGTCACGGACTTCGGCGAAGGTTACGCATCCCACGCGACGGACGACGGCCTGGGCATCATCCTGCTCGGAACCTTTCTGCCGAGTTCGGGTATCGTGTACGACATCGAGCATCAGGTGAGCCTCGGCTCCGTAGAGGAATGGGTGTCCGACAATTACGGCATCATCATTCCGACGGGGTACATCACCTACATCACCCCCGACCGCTCGCGCCTGATGGGCAATGTTCTGGAAAGCACTGCGGTCGGAACACGTGTCGTAAGCTGGTATGTGGCTCCGCCCCTCGAAAAATAA
- a CDS encoding BACON domain-containing protein has protein sequence MKKTVLGAAALLLAAACQPTEQEERSLNVSPTELSFTAVGAASQTVTVTANNVTWEYTVPAVSQEWLSVTQQGTTLTVSVSDNQLAEERIGQIRIDATDNSKLPARSVTVRQEANPEPPQVSLSVEPASLTFPAEGAAPQQVTVTAEPESMEWRAESDDDAQGWVTLTQEKGQLTVAVSDNPETRRRTGKVVVTPQHTAASPKTIVIVQEAKVLPPSLSADTEGPIAWEYDNDTGTVINIAAVNVQWSAKAVDDDGSTLPWLSVYQAEDYINAVPQRNTDSAPRSGFIVITADREEVAELRIPVSQGGAPDHLSTLTGDLDLMTLDFDHGYSTLMPYAPDDTMIPVSTWDINILTDGVTPSMGGIEGSGHRLHFMPVTERIEMNDDDMYILPDGEYKIVPAPLDSDGGGVYKAPWTIEQGSEGETVWSKYMGFWYQEYKENTVTASAPIISGTVTVTKMEGFENSYVFEFDLLDDIGNRLTGTYSGSIGLNVNGRQLPD, from the coding sequence ATGAAAAAAACAGTATTGGGGGCCGCTGCACTGCTCCTCGCCGCAGCTTGCCAGCCTACCGAACAGGAAGAACGCTCCCTCAACGTATCGCCGACCGAACTCTCGTTCACCGCGGTCGGGGCAGCATCCCAAACCGTTACAGTGACCGCCAACAACGTGACCTGGGAATACACCGTTCCGGCGGTTTCGCAGGAGTGGCTTTCTGTAACACAACAGGGCACTACGCTCACCGTCTCCGTCTCGGACAACCAACTGGCCGAAGAACGGATAGGCCAAATCCGGATAGATGCGACCGACAACAGCAAACTTCCCGCCCGCAGCGTCACGGTAAGGCAGGAGGCGAATCCCGAACCGCCGCAAGTCTCTCTTTCGGTCGAACCTGCCTCGCTGACATTTCCGGCCGAAGGGGCCGCACCTCAGCAGGTGACCGTAACCGCCGAACCCGAATCCATGGAATGGAGAGCCGAATCCGATGACGACGCACAGGGGTGGGTAACGCTGACGCAGGAGAAGGGGCAGTTGACCGTCGCCGTCTCAGACAACCCCGAAACCCGGCGCAGGACAGGCAAAGTCGTCGTAACGCCGCAGCATACCGCCGCCTCCCCGAAAACCATCGTAATCGTTCAGGAAGCGAAGGTACTTCCGCCCTCCCTCTCCGCCGATACCGAAGGCCCCATCGCATGGGAATACGACAACGATACGGGAACCGTCATCAACATCGCTGCCGTAAACGTCCAGTGGAGCGCAAAAGCCGTCGATGACGACGGGAGCACGCTTCCCTGGCTGAGCGTCTACCAGGCAGAGGATTACATCAATGCGGTTCCGCAGCGTAATACGGACAGCGCACCGCGTTCGGGCTTCATCGTCATTACGGCCGACCGGGAGGAGGTGGCCGAACTCCGCATCCCGGTCTCCCAGGGCGGAGCACCCGACCATCTCTCTACCCTGACCGGCGACCTCGACCTCATGACGCTGGACTTCGACCACGGTTACTCCACGCTGATGCCGTATGCACCCGACGACACCATGATTCCCGTAAGCACATGGGACATCAATATACTGACCGACGGAGTGACGCCCTCCATGGGCGGTATCGAAGGTTCGGGACACCGGCTCCACTTCATGCCCGTCACGGAACGAATCGAGATGAACGACGACGACATGTACATCCTCCCCGACGGGGAATACAAAATCGTTCCTGCACCGCTCGATTCCGATGGGGGCGGAGTTTACAAAGCTCCGTGGACTATCGAACAGGGCTCGGAGGGAGAAACGGTATGGTCGAAATACATGGGATTCTGGTATCAGGAATATAAGGAAAACACCGTCACGGCCTCGGCACCGATAATCTCGGGCACCGTTACCGTAACCAAAATGGAAGGGTTCGAGAACTCCTACGTCTTCGAGTTCGACCTGCTGGACGATATCGGCAACAGGCTCACTGGAACATATTCCGGCTCTATCGGCCTCAACGTAAACGGGAGGCAGCTTCCCGATTAA
- a CDS encoding PG0541 family transporter-associated protein, whose product MKALFISYNMTLTERVEGLLDHYTVRGFTLFPLTHGRGSFDGEPHMGTHTWPAMNSTIIAMVEDEKMPRVMEALRKLEKETQMQGMRAFVWDITDTL is encoded by the coding sequence ATGAAAGCACTGTTCATTTCATACAATATGACGCTTACCGAGCGTGTGGAGGGCCTGCTCGACCACTATACTGTCCGCGGCTTTACGCTTTTTCCGCTGACGCACGGGAGGGGGTCTTTCGACGGTGAGCCTCACATGGGCACGCATACGTGGCCGGCCATGAACTCCACCATCATTGCCATGGTCGAGGATGAGAAGATGCCGCGTGTGATGGAGGCCCTGCGCAAGCTGGAAAAAGAGACACAGATGCAGGGCATGAGGGCCTTCGTGTGGGATATCACCGATACCTTATAG